A single genomic interval of Trichosurus vulpecula isolate mTriVul1 chromosome 6, mTriVul1.pri, whole genome shotgun sequence harbors:
- the LOC118853954 gene encoding olfactory receptor 10AG1-like — protein MVGTNLTNIVEFILLGFSDLPNFEGFLFGIFLMIYMSILIGNGLIILVTKVSRSLHTPMYFFLGNFSFLEICYTSVTLPTMLTNLWTHDRSISFLACAIQLCFLLILGGAECLLLAVMAYDRYVAICKPLYYPFIMNHQVCVQLVIGSWTTGIPVMIGQTYQVFSLPFCDSSKLNHVFCDIPPLLKLACSDTSVIELSVYVVAALFVMIPFILIIRSYVKIITTIWKLPSNMGKYKAFSTCSSHIIVVIFFFGSATITYSRPKSDSSGETDKILSLFYTIVTPMFNPIIYSLRNKDVIDSLKHLLQVKW, from the coding sequence ATGGTAGGAACAAATCTTACTAACATAGTGGAATTCATTCTCCTTGGATTTTCTGACCTTCCTAATtttgaaggttttttgtttggcattttcttAATGATCTACATGAGTATCCTGATAGGAAATGGTCTCATCATTTTAGTAACCAAAGTTTCTCGATCTCTCCATACtcccatgtattttttccttggGAACTTTTCTTTCTTGGAAATCTGTTACACATCAGTCACTCTCCCAACTATGTTGACAAATCTTTGGACCCATGACAGAAGTATTTCTTTTTTGGCCTGTGCTATACAACTTTGTTTCCTCCTTATTCTTGGAGGGGCTGAGTGCTTACTTCTGGCTGTGATGGCTTATGACCGTTATGTTGCTATCTGTAAACCGCTCTACTACCCTTTCATCATGAATCATCAGGTTTGTGTCCAGCTTGTCATTGGTTCCTGGACCACTGGAATCCCAGTAATGATTGGGCAGACATATCAGgttttctctctgcctttctgtgaTTCTAGTAAACTTAATCATGTTTTCTGTGACATCCCTCCATTACTAAAGTTAGCTTGTTCAGATACCTCTGTGATAGAGCTTTCTGTCTATGTTGTTGCAGCATTGTTTGTCATGATACCTTTTATATTGATAATCAGGTCTTATGTTAAAATCATTACTACCATCTGGAAGCTGCCATCAAATATGGGAAAATATAAAGCATTCTCAACTTGCTCTTCTCACATTAtagttgtcattttcttctttggatcTGCAACCATTACATATTCAAGACCCAAGTCAGACAGCTCAGGAGAAACTGACAAAATACTCTCTCTTTTCTACACCATTGTAACACCAATGTTTAATCCCATTATATACAGCCTGAGGAATAAAGATGTCATTGATTCACTGAAACACTTATTACAAGTAAAATGGTAA